One genomic window of Terriglobales bacterium includes the following:
- a CDS encoding PIG-L family deacetylase, whose product MAELEILLGKTVVLVAHPDDEAAGCGVLLQRMQEPIVVFATDGAPADSFFWAKHGSRDAYARLRRDEARRALKLAGVSQVEFLGEPDHSIRDQTLFTSLDLAIQELERIIERNQPQALLTLAYEGGHPDHDSCNFLTSLLARHFGLPAWDFPLYHRATDGLIVHQHPLPSGSSQADDSEVVLQPTPSELEIKRRMLQTYASQGDLKEFAAVIERFRPLPVYDYSRPPHDGVLNYEAWGWPIRGTQVSHAFVEFMKSNSEMAAGSRI is encoded by the coding sequence ATGGCAGAACTCGAAATCCTGCTCGGGAAAACAGTAGTGCTCGTGGCCCACCCCGACGATGAGGCCGCTGGTTGTGGCGTGCTCCTGCAAAGGATGCAAGAACCGATTGTTGTATTTGCTACGGATGGCGCTCCCGCAGATTCGTTTTTCTGGGCGAAACACGGCTCGCGGGACGCTTACGCGCGGTTGCGTCGAGACGAAGCCCGCCGCGCGCTGAAACTTGCGGGCGTGAGTCAGGTCGAGTTCTTGGGCGAGCCTGATCATTCCATTCGCGACCAGACGTTATTTACTTCGCTTGATCTTGCGATCCAGGAGCTGGAGCGGATCATTGAGCGTAATCAGCCGCAGGCGCTACTTACCTTGGCTTACGAGGGCGGCCATCCCGATCACGACTCTTGTAATTTTTTGACTTCGCTGCTGGCGCGCCATTTCGGTCTGCCAGCGTGGGATTTCCCACTTTACCATCGCGCTACAGATGGTCTGATCGTGCACCAGCATCCGCTGCCCAGTGGGAGCTCTCAAGCGGATGACTCCGAAGTTGTGCTGCAGCCCACCCCCTCCGAATTGGAAATTAAGAGAAGGATGCTGCAAACCTACGCTTCCCAGGGTGACCTGAAGGAATTTGCCGCGGTGATAGAGCGTTTCCGGCCGTTGCCCGTCTACGATTACTCGCGCCCGCCGCACGATGGAGTTCTGAACTACGAAGCCTGGGGCTGGCCCATACGCGGCACCCAGGTTTCACATGCCTTTGTCGAGTTCATGAAGTCGAATTCGGAAATGGCAGCGGGCTCGCGCATATGA
- a CDS encoding glycosyltransferase encodes MSAKLRILYVAYPLACVSLESAGGAEQMLYVVEREIFLRGHATTVAACMGSQITGDLFPTGRVPCQPDRFAQRNAEHTARVLGFLRCREKSTQPFDLVHDKSGTFWPNAGEVDVPVLATLHLPRGFYSPHMFENIPPNVFFNCVSESQARWFSDLPNDMGVVRNGIRLEQFSPGTVRGDYLLWVGRFCYEKGAHLAIQAAQCAGLPLVLAGQIYPFSHHQEYFEREIAPYLNTPGASVSYVDSPTADQKRTLLQNARAVLVPSIAEETSSLITMEASASGTPVIAFNRGALPEVVAEGVTGFVVDSVEEMAAKVSAAGLINPTACRRHAELHYSSKRMAAEYERLYAAVTRAAEFRGLAAA; translated from the coding sequence ATGAGTGCAAAATTGCGGATTCTCTACGTCGCATATCCTCTGGCCTGTGTGTCGCTGGAGAGCGCCGGTGGTGCTGAGCAAATGCTCTACGTCGTGGAGCGCGAAATCTTTCTCCGCGGACACGCCACAACGGTGGCCGCTTGCATGGGATCACAAATCACCGGGGATTTATTCCCGACGGGCCGAGTTCCATGCCAGCCTGACCGATTCGCGCAACGCAATGCCGAGCACACCGCGCGCGTGCTGGGTTTCCTGCGATGCCGAGAGAAATCCACGCAGCCTTTCGACCTGGTGCACGACAAGAGCGGCACCTTCTGGCCCAATGCCGGCGAGGTGGATGTGCCTGTGCTGGCCACCCTGCACCTGCCGCGCGGATTCTATTCGCCGCACATGTTCGAGAATATTCCGCCCAATGTCTTTTTCAACTGTGTTTCGGAATCGCAGGCGCGCTGGTTCAGTGATTTGCCAAACGATATGGGCGTGGTGCGCAACGGAATCCGTCTGGAACAATTTTCGCCCGGTACCGTTCGAGGCGATTACCTACTCTGGGTGGGCCGGTTCTGTTATGAGAAGGGCGCGCATCTCGCCATCCAGGCGGCGCAATGTGCAGGCTTGCCGCTGGTGCTCGCGGGACAGATTTATCCCTTCTCACACCATCAAGAATATTTTGAGCGGGAGATTGCGCCATATCTCAACACGCCGGGGGCCTCAGTCAGTTATGTGGATTCCCCCACCGCCGATCAGAAGCGCACACTTCTTCAGAACGCTCGTGCCGTGTTGGTGCCCAGCATCGCTGAAGAGACCAGTTCCTTGATTACGATGGAAGCCTCCGCATCCGGTACCCCGGTGATAGCTTTTAACCGCGGCGCATTACCGGAAGTCGTGGCCGAAGGAGTAACCGGTTTTGTAGTGGATTCGGTCGAAGAAATGGCGGCGAAAGTTTCTGCTGCCGGCCTCATCAATCCTACCGCATGCAGGCGTCACGCCGAACTACATTACTCGTCCAAGCGCATGGCCGCTGAATATGAGCGTCTCTATGCAGCGGTGACGAGGGCCGCGGAATTCCGTGGCCTGGCAGCGGCTTAA
- a CDS encoding HAD family hydrolase yields the protein MTGGNKKEFICAAILFDLDGVLVNSTPAVARQWRLWARKHSILPEDVLRIAHGRRTVEVVRLLAPHLDADAESERIEKREADDVEGVTVVRGALELVSSLSDGLWAVVTSGTRYLATSRLGRHGLPIPKVLVTADDVQNGKPHPEPYLKGAQLLAVAPEECLVIEDAPAGIQSAHTSGMYVIAVSTTYPVGALSAADAIVNDLSGIRARLAEDGRKLAVVVTSQA from the coding sequence ATGACCGGCGGCAACAAAAAGGAATTCATCTGTGCCGCCATCCTCTTTGACCTCGATGGAGTGCTGGTGAATTCCACGCCCGCTGTTGCACGGCAATGGCGGCTCTGGGCCAGGAAGCACAGCATTTTGCCAGAAGACGTCCTGCGCATTGCGCATGGACGCCGAACTGTGGAAGTTGTTCGATTGCTGGCCCCACATCTAGACGCCGATGCAGAGTCGGAGAGAATCGAGAAGCGTGAAGCTGACGACGTCGAAGGGGTGACGGTCGTCCGGGGCGCGCTCGAGCTGGTGTCGTCACTTTCCGATGGGCTCTGGGCAGTGGTGACTTCCGGCACGCGCTACCTTGCGACTTCGCGTTTAGGACGGCACGGACTGCCAATTCCGAAGGTGCTGGTAACTGCCGATGATGTGCAGAATGGCAAGCCGCATCCCGAGCCATATTTGAAGGGTGCGCAGCTTCTTGCTGTGGCGCCCGAGGAGTGCCTGGTTATTGAGGACGCGCCCGCAGGAATTCAATCCGCCCATACGTCGGGGATGTACGTGATTGCGGTCTCCACAACGTATCCTGTGGGTGCGCTTTCAGCGGCTGACGCCATTGTGAATGATCTGAGCGGTATCCGCGCCCGCCTGGCGGAGGATGGACGAAAATTGGCCGTAGTAGTGACTAGCCAAGCCTAA
- a CDS encoding 2,3,4,5-tetrahydropyridine-2,6-dicarboxylate N-succinyltransferase, protein MRSAIERLFAAGEIKDRHEARSIFLEFRQALTLGRVRAAEKHDGRWVANAWVKQGILLGFRLGELVESSDPSGLSFVDKDTFPLRHFRAADRVRVVPGGSSIREGAYVAPGVICMPPMYINVGAYVDEGTLVDSHALVGSCAQIGRRVHLSAAAQIGGVLEPVNAAPVVIEDDVLVGGNCGVYEGTCVRTCAVLGSGTILTRSTPIHDIVRGEVYRASDDSPLEVPENAVVVPGSRAVRKGKAADWNISLYTPVIVKYRDQKTDQAIELEELLR, encoded by the coding sequence ATGCGCTCCGCAATCGAGCGACTGTTTGCAGCCGGCGAAATTAAAGATAGGCACGAGGCTCGCAGCATCTTCCTGGAATTCCGCCAGGCCCTCACTCTGGGCCGCGTGCGGGCCGCTGAAAAGCATGACGGACGCTGGGTTGCGAATGCATGGGTAAAACAAGGGATCCTGCTCGGCTTCCGGCTCGGCGAACTGGTAGAAAGCAGCGATCCCAGTGGCCTTTCTTTTGTGGATAAAGATACTTTCCCGCTACGGCATTTTCGGGCCGCCGATCGCGTGCGTGTGGTCCCCGGCGGATCTTCCATTCGGGAGGGCGCCTATGTGGCGCCGGGGGTGATCTGCATGCCGCCCATGTATATAAATGTTGGCGCTTACGTTGATGAAGGCACGCTGGTGGATTCACACGCGCTGGTAGGTTCGTGCGCGCAGATCGGAAGGCGTGTTCATTTGAGCGCGGCGGCGCAGATTGGCGGTGTACTGGAGCCGGTGAATGCGGCACCCGTGGTCATTGAAGATGACGTACTGGTGGGCGGAAATTGCGGTGTCTATGAAGGCACATGCGTGAGGACGTGCGCCGTGCTGGGCTCCGGAACTATTCTCACGCGCTCTACCCCTATTCATGACATTGTCCGCGGCGAGGTGTATCGCGCCTCAGACGATTCCCCGCTGGAGGTTCCGGAAAATGCGGTGGTTGTGCCCGGCTCTCGCGCAGTGCGGAAAGGCAAAGCTGCCGACTGGAACATTTCGCTGTACACGCCCGTCATCGTGAAGTATCGCGACCAAAAGACGGACCAGGCGATTGAGTTGGAAGAGTTACTGCGCTGA